The genomic stretch TTTCCCGCCTGCGGCCCTCGACCATGCACGTTTCCTGTGTGTCCGAACAGATACGAATGGTAGCGTTTTCAGCTCCCGCTGCAACACTTTGATGCCGTCAAGTCATTCAGATGATACGAATGAATAAATATAGAAATTTCTATTTGACAAAGCCGCCGATCTGCATTTAACTACACCAAAATGTAAGCGCTTACAGGCGCCATAACGAAGGAGACAAATCAGTGCAGAACCCGTCCACACATGGGGGGCCACCCCCGCACACCCGTCTGCTGCTCCGCCTGTCGGCCGCAGCCTTCGCGATCTTCTGGGCCGCCATCATTAGCGGAAAACTGCGTACGAGCTTCGGTTACGACCAGTTCCCCCTTGTCCCCGAAATGCTGCTTGCACTAATTCTCGCACTGGGCCTGGCCATCGGCCTCGGCGCCTGCCTGCTCGAAGAACAACGGAGGGCAATCAACGCCCCCGCGCTGGACACCACCACCGAAGGAGACACGAAATGAACACAAAAATCCAGAGCAACGAGCCGCAACAGATTGAACGCCGCCGCTTCTTCCAGATGAGCGGACGCTTCGGCTTCACCGCAGCCGTCGCCGGTGTCAGTGCAGGCGCACTGTTCTCGGACGACGCCATGGCGCAGGTCGCCAACGAAGAGCGCGAGCGCGAAAGCAAGGCCAAATTCCAGGTCATCATGGCCACCGAGTACATCCTCGGCGCCAGCCGCAGCTACCCGATGATGCAGCTCGATCTGAAGGAAAACCTGCAGAATTTCACCCAGGGAAACGTCTACGTCAAGCTCTCGCCGGGCGGGCAACTGGGCGTCGGTGGCGCGCTGGTGAGCAAGGTACAGAACGGCACGGTGCCGATCGCGATGCATTCCATCTCGAACTTCGCGCCTTTCGCCCCCGCGGTCGATCTGATCAACATCCCCTACTGGTGCGGCAACAACCAGCAGTTCGTGAACCTGGTGACGTCTGCCGCCTGGCGCAACCGGGTGCATCCTGCGGTCGAGGCGCGCGGTTTCAAGCCACTGATGTACGTGTGCATCGACCCGCGCACGGTCGCGATCCGCAAGGGCTTGCGCGATCGCCCGGTATCGGTGCCGGACGACATTGCCGGCATCAAGTTTCGCGTGCCTTCGTCAAAAGTGCTGCAGACCTTCTACCGCCTCGCCGGCGCCAACCCCACGCCGGTGGCCTGGGGTGAGACCAGCTCGGCGATGAAACAGGGCGTGGCCGACGCGCTCGACCCCAGCCTGCAGGCCCTGCTGACATTCGGCTTTGCCGACACCCTGCACTCGATCTCGACCATCCGTTCGGTACCCGACGCTCAGATCTACTCGTGCAACCTGCAGTGGTTCAACAGCCTGCCCAAGGACATTCAGGCCGGCATCACCGAAGCCGCCGACGTCACCTTCCGTCAGAACCTCGCCCGCGTGCCCGCATCGCGCGCCTACGCCATGGATCAGCTGCGCCAGGCCGGCGTCAGGATCCACGTGCCGGCCGCTGACGACATCAAGCAATGGGTGGCGCGCTGCGGTCACCAGTTGCCGGCCTGGGATGCGATGAAGGCGGAGTTCGCCGGCTCGCTCGCCGACTTCAACAAACTGCTCGAAGCTGCCAACACCCAGGGCGACTACCACGTCCAGGACGTGTCATGAACAGCGCAGTCATGACTGCCAGGAACCACCCGGAAGCGACGGTACCAGCCCCGCGGGGCTGGCTTGCGCAGATCGACCGCAACGGTGAGCGCTGGCTGTTGCTGTTCTTCTACGCCACCATCATCTCGGTCATCTCGGTCGATGTGGTGCGCCGTTTCGGACTGTCCTACTCGTCCGTATGGGGCGAAGAGGTCGCGCGCTACGCCTTCATCTACCTGACGTGGATCGCCGCCGCCTTCGCCGTGCGTGACCGGGCACATATCCGCATCGACGCCCTGGTTCAGGCACTGCCGGCACGCGGACGGGCAATCTCCTGGCTGCTGAGCGATTTCTTCACCCTCGTGTTCGCGGTGATCGCGCTCTACCTGTCGATCGAACCTGTCCTCACGTCGATCAGATTCGGTTCGGTGACACCGGGCTTGCGCGTCAGTCAGGCGTGGTTCCTGGTTGCCGTCCCCTTCGGCTTCTCCTGCATCGTGCTGCGGGTGTTGCAGTCGATGCGTCGCGATATCAAGGACCTGAAGGCCGGACGACCGCCCTTCGAGGGCCACAAACTGTTCGACTGAGGAGAACCGCAATGGACTTCATGCTCACGCAAGGGACGGCGATGACGCTTGGCGTCGAGTTCTACGCCGCGCTTGCCCTGCTCGGTTTCCTCGTCCTGATCGGTAC from Parazoarcus communis encodes the following:
- a CDS encoding TRAP transporter small permease — its product is MNSAVMTARNHPEATVPAPRGWLAQIDRNGERWLLLFFYATIISVISVDVVRRFGLSYSSVWGEEVARYAFIYLTWIAAAFAVRDRAHIRIDALVQALPARGRAISWLLSDFFTLVFAVIALYLSIEPVLTSIRFGSVTPGLRVSQAWFLVAVPFGFSCIVLRVLQSMRRDIKDLKAGRPPFEGHKLFD
- a CDS encoding TRAP transporter substrate-binding protein; this translates as MNTKIQSNEPQQIERRRFFQMSGRFGFTAAVAGVSAGALFSDDAMAQVANEERERESKAKFQVIMATEYILGASRSYPMMQLDLKENLQNFTQGNVYVKLSPGGQLGVGGALVSKVQNGTVPIAMHSISNFAPFAPAVDLINIPYWCGNNQQFVNLVTSAAWRNRVHPAVEARGFKPLMYVCIDPRTVAIRKGLRDRPVSVPDDIAGIKFRVPSSKVLQTFYRLAGANPTPVAWGETSSAMKQGVADALDPSLQALLTFGFADTLHSISTIRSVPDAQIYSCNLQWFNSLPKDIQAGITEAADVTFRQNLARVPASRAYAMDQLRQAGVRIHVPAADDIKQWVARCGHQLPAWDAMKAEFAGSLADFNKLLEAANTQGDYHVQDVS